The following coding sequences lie in one Euhalothece natronophila Z-M001 genomic window:
- the purL gene encoding phosphoribosylformylglycinamidine synthase subunit PurL: MTAPFSSEEIAAESIKPDEYQEIVNRLSRHPNKAELGMFGVMWSEHCCYKNSRPLLKQFPTSSDRVLVGPGENAGVIDLGDGLHIAFKIESHNHPSAIEPFQGAATGVGGILRDIFTMGARPIAILNSLRFGKLDNPRTRRIFSGVVEGISHYGNSVGVPTVGGEIYFDAAYSGNPLVNAMAIGLMETPDIVKAGASGIGNPVLYVGSTTGRDGMGGASFASAELNEDSADDRPAVQVGDPFLEKCLIEACLEAFKTGAVVAAQDMGAAGLTCSTAEMAEKGGVGIELNLDAIPHRETGMTAYEYLLSESQERMLFVAEKGREQELIDIFHKWELHAVVAGEVITEPIVRILQGGKIAAEIPATALAENTPLYEREILPEPPDYAKTAWEWTSDSLPPCDEKGINDQSWNEILLQLLATPSLASKAWVYRQYDHQVQNNTVLLPGGADATVIRVRSQTQSISTYKGVAATTDCNGRYVYLDPDTGSKLAVAEAARNLSCVGAEPVAITDNLNFGSPEKPIGYWQLAKACEGIAEACTAFNTPVTGGNVSLYNETFDNQGNPQPIYPTPVIGMVGVVEDVRQVRGQGWQQAGDLIYLLGHNTVTLGGSEYLATIHNTVAGKPPHLDFELEKQVQFTCREGIKQGYINSAHDCAEGGIAVALAECCLGGSLGVEVTVSPDDNQRWDECLFGEGASRILVSVSPEMQSAWEAFLGEKLGSYWQQLGVVKGDSLKINDIVRVNLNRMKEITESAIPNQL, from the coding sequence ATGACTGCTCCCTTTTCCTCAGAAGAAATTGCTGCTGAAAGCATTAAACCCGACGAATACCAAGAAATTGTTAATCGCTTAAGTCGCCATCCCAATAAAGCAGAATTAGGGATGTTTGGGGTAATGTGGTCAGAACATTGTTGTTATAAGAACTCTCGTCCCCTATTAAAACAGTTTCCCACTAGCAGCGATCGCGTTTTAGTGGGACCAGGAGAAAACGCTGGAGTAATTGACTTAGGGGATGGACTGCATATTGCGTTTAAAATTGAATCCCATAACCATCCCTCCGCCATTGAACCTTTCCAAGGAGCAGCCACAGGCGTAGGAGGCATCCTCAGAGATATTTTTACCATGGGAGCGCGTCCCATTGCGATCCTTAACTCCCTTCGTTTCGGCAAACTCGATAATCCTCGCACCCGTCGCATTTTTTCAGGGGTAGTAGAAGGCATTTCCCATTACGGCAACAGTGTCGGTGTTCCTACCGTTGGTGGCGAAATCTACTTTGATGCAGCGTACTCAGGAAACCCCCTTGTTAATGCCATGGCAATTGGCTTAATGGAAACCCCCGACATTGTTAAGGCTGGGGCTTCTGGTATTGGGAATCCCGTGCTTTATGTGGGATCAACCACTGGGCGTGATGGCATGGGAGGTGCAAGTTTCGCGAGTGCCGAATTAAATGAAGACTCCGCTGATGATCGTCCAGCAGTACAAGTGGGGGATCCCTTTCTAGAAAAATGTTTAATTGAAGCCTGTTTAGAAGCCTTTAAAACGGGGGCAGTTGTCGCCGCCCAAGATATGGGGGCAGCAGGATTAACCTGTTCTACCGCAGAAATGGCAGAAAAAGGGGGAGTTGGCATTGAATTAAATCTTGATGCAATTCCCCATCGAGAAACAGGGATGACAGCTTATGAATATCTCCTGTCTGAGTCGCAAGAAAGAATGTTATTTGTCGCTGAAAAAGGACGGGAACAGGAACTCATTGATATTTTCCATAAATGGGAACTTCATGCAGTTGTGGCTGGAGAAGTAATTACTGAACCCATTGTTCGCATTCTACAGGGAGGGAAAATCGCCGCAGAAATTCCTGCCACTGCTTTAGCCGAAAATACCCCTCTCTATGAACGAGAGATTCTTCCAGAACCCCCAGACTACGCAAAAACGGCTTGGGAATGGACAAGTGATTCCCTTCCTCCTTGTGATGAAAAAGGAATCAACGATCAAAGTTGGAATGAGATTTTATTACAGCTACTCGCTACTCCCTCCCTTGCTTCCAAGGCTTGGGTATATCGTCAATATGATCATCAAGTGCAAAATAATACGGTTTTACTCCCAGGAGGGGCAGATGCAACCGTGATTCGAGTGCGTTCTCAAACTCAGTCAATTTCCACTTATAAAGGAGTAGCAGCCACTACTGATTGTAATGGGCGTTATGTGTATCTTGATCCTGATACTGGGTCAAAATTAGCAGTAGCAGAAGCCGCGAGAAACTTAAGCTGTGTTGGTGCTGAACCTGTGGCAATCACCGATAATCTTAACTTTGGTAGCCCTGAGAAACCCATCGGCTATTGGCAACTGGCAAAAGCCTGTGAAGGAATTGCAGAAGCCTGTACTGCTTTTAATACGCCTGTGACAGGGGGGAATGTCTCTCTCTACAATGAAACGTTTGATAATCAAGGCAACCCACAGCCGATTTATCCCACTCCTGTGATTGGTATGGTAGGGGTGGTAGAAGATGTGCGCCAAGTGCGAGGGCAAGGTTGGCAACAAGCAGGGGATCTAATTTATTTACTCGGACATAATACTGTCACCTTAGGGGGTTCCGAATATCTAGCAACAATTCACAATACAGTTGCAGGTAAGCCGCCCCATCTCGATTTTGAGTTAGAAAAACAAGTGCAATTCACCTGTAGAGAAGGGATTAAACAGGGATATATTAATTCTGCCCATGACTGTGCGGAAGGAGGAATTGCCGTGGCGTTAGCAGAATGTTGTTTAGGGGGAAGTTTAGGGGTAGAAGTGACGGTTTCTCCTGATGATAATCAGCGTTGGGATGAATGTTTATTTGGGGAGGGGGCAAGTCGCATTTTAGTTTCGGTTTCTCCTGAGATGCAATCAGCATGGGAAGCCTTTTTAGGGGAGAAATTAGGAAGTTATTGGCAACAATTAGGAGTTGTCAAGGGAGACAGCTTAAAAATTAATGATATTGTCAGAGTTAACTTAAATAGAATGAAAGAAATAACAGAAAGCGCCATTCCTAATCAACTATAA
- a CDS encoding radical SAM protein gives MYFVIKLSKLCNLRCTYCYEYEELANKERMSLQQLEYFFSHVADYLLNHPSPKIPEFVFHGGEPLLLPHQYFRDICSLQEKYLDRVGINYRNSLQTNLFKISDSTLDLLQELNISLGVSFDVFGKQRVDIKGKDSQESVIPNLQRLIDRKINFGIITVLHAENIDYVLNTYQFCNDLGINYRILPISSVVEPPARMKHLMLSNEQILEAYKAVAKVHLHRPTSIRVYPLRDFFLAAVRYLTGQTIRQFQPEKEEWVLIINVNGDVYNRGDAYLPEGYMGNLFNQKLEELLNSPEHQETVAIREKRMETCRRCQFDQKCHQIHIAEATDSARVYNNQGQLECTIAKPMIEFMIDEIQKSPEAQELLNMYYSYSQESASQGEASINLSL, from the coding sequence ATGTACTTTGTCATTAAACTTAGTAAACTCTGTAACTTGCGTTGTACTTATTGCTATGAATATGAAGAGTTAGCAAATAAAGAGCGAATGTCATTACAGCAACTCGAATACTTTTTTTCTCATGTTGCTGACTATTTACTCAATCACCCCAGCCCAAAAATTCCCGAATTTGTTTTTCACGGCGGAGAGCCTTTATTATTGCCCCATCAATACTTTCGAGATATTTGTTCCCTACAGGAAAAATATTTAGATCGAGTTGGGATTAATTATAGAAATAGCCTCCAAACTAACCTGTTTAAAATTTCCGACTCAACTTTAGATCTTCTACAAGAATTAAACATTAGTTTAGGGGTATCCTTTGATGTTTTTGGAAAACAACGGGTTGATATTAAAGGGAAGGATTCTCAAGAAAGTGTAATTCCTAATTTGCAAAGATTAATTGACCGTAAAATTAACTTTGGGATTATTACGGTTTTACATGCAGAGAATATTGACTATGTTCTTAATACTTACCAATTCTGTAATGACTTAGGAATTAATTATCGCATTTTACCGATTTCTAGTGTCGTTGAACCGCCAGCGCGAATGAAACATCTAATGTTAAGTAATGAGCAAATTTTAGAAGCCTATAAAGCTGTGGCAAAGGTTCACTTGCATCGTCCTACTTCCATTCGAGTTTATCCGCTTCGAGATTTTTTCTTAGCAGCAGTTCGCTATTTAACAGGACAAACAATTAGACAGTTTCAACCCGAAAAAGAAGAATGGGTTTTAATAATTAACGTTAATGGAGATGTTTATAATCGCGGTGACGCTTATTTGCCAGAAGGTTATATGGGGAATCTCTTTAATCAAAAATTAGAAGAATTATTAAATTCCCCTGAACATCAAGAAACTGTTGCGATAAGAGAAAAAAGAATGGAAACCTGTCGTCGTTGTCAGTTTGATCAAAAATGTCACCAAATTCATATTGCTGAAGCAACAGACAGTGCTAGAGTTTATAACAACCAAGGACAGTTAGAATGTACAATTGCTAAACCGATGATTGAATTTATGATTGATGAAATTCAAAAATCCCCAGAAGCACAAGAACTATTAAATATGTATTATTCCTATTCTCAAGAGTCAGCCTCTCAAGGGGAAGCAAGTATTAACTTATCACTTTAG
- a CDS encoding putative 2-dehydropantoate 2-reductase, with protein sequence MSQRKYAIIGTGAIGGYYGARLQQAGFDVHFLVKSDYPLVKNQGLKIDSCDGDFTLPTVNAYDDPSLIPPCDVVVVALKATQNQILPNILPSILKKDGTVLLLQNGLGAEEKIASIIPNSIIGGLCFICSNKVGPGHIRHLDYGSIKMAQYCPNSGSAGITNELKAISLDFQQAGLEVNLSQDLLLTRWEKLAWNIPFNGLSALLEATTAEIMENPETRSLAEALAKEVVEGAKASDRALSQEFISNLMARTAKMKPYHTSMKLDRDQKRPLEVEAIFGNPLRVAKEKGIALPRIETLYQQLKFIDTKNR encoded by the coding sequence ATGTCACAGCGAAAGTATGCAATTATCGGTACTGGAGCAATTGGTGGTTATTATGGGGCACGCTTGCAGCAAGCCGGGTTTGATGTCCATTTTTTAGTCAAAAGTGATTATCCGTTGGTCAAAAACCAAGGATTAAAAATTGACTCCTGTGATGGAGATTTTACCCTACCGACAGTTAACGCTTATGATGATCCCTCTCTCATCCCTCCTTGCGATGTAGTTGTTGTCGCTTTGAAGGCAACTCAGAATCAGATCTTACCTAACATTCTGCCGTCGATTCTGAAAAAGGATGGCACTGTCTTACTATTACAAAATGGACTAGGTGCAGAGGAAAAGATTGCCAGTATTATCCCTAACTCGATTATTGGTGGTTTATGTTTTATTTGTAGTAATAAAGTGGGGCCAGGTCATATTCGGCATTTGGATTACGGTAGCATCAAAATGGCTCAATATTGCCCTAATAGCGGTTCAGCAGGGATTACCAATGAGTTAAAGGCGATATCCCTAGATTTTCAACAAGCCGGCCTTGAAGTTAATCTTAGTCAGGATTTATTGCTAACTCGCTGGGAAAAACTAGCTTGGAATATCCCCTTTAATGGCTTATCTGCCCTTCTAGAAGCAACAACTGCTGAGATCATGGAAAATCCCGAAACTCGATCCTTAGCAGAAGCGTTAGCTAAAGAAGTAGTAGAAGGCGCAAAAGCCAGCGATCGCGCTCTCTCTCAAGAGTTTATTTCCAACTTAATGGCTCGCACTGCCAAAATGAAACCCTATCATACCAGTATGAAGCTCGATCGCGATCAAAAACGCCCTTTAGAAGTAGAAGCTATTTTTGGTAATCCTCTCCGTGTGGCAAAAGAAAAAGGAATCGCATTACCCCGCATTGAAACCCTTTATCAGCAGTTAAAATTCATTGATACCAAAAACCGTTAA
- a CDS encoding methyltransferase, which produces MKKNITPDRIMQIGLGFWAAKTLLSAVELGLFTQLAKEPMSAEAIGKHLNLHPRSLRDFLDALVSLGMLQRTSDGLYHNSPETDQFLDANKSSYIGGILEMANHRLYPFWGSLTEALKTGEPQNEAKSGNVNSFDALYSNPEKLEEFLGAMTGISVPTAQAIAQKFPWQKYNTFIDVGGAQGGCTVQLALAHPHLKGGNFDLPAVRPVFEKYVKQHGLDDRLMFYPGDFFQDALPTADVLVMGHILHDWNLQEKQMLLQKAYDALPVGGALIIYEALIDDERQNNTMGLLMSLNMLIETSGGFDYTGADCSQWMRQVGFGEIQVEHLVGPDSMVIGIK; this is translated from the coding sequence ATGAAGAAAAATATAACCCCTGATCGCATTATGCAAATTGGTCTGGGATTTTGGGCAGCGAAAACCCTCCTTAGTGCCGTTGAATTAGGTCTTTTCACACAATTGGCTAAGGAACCCATGTCAGCAGAGGCAATTGGAAAGCATCTTAACCTCCATCCTCGCAGTCTTAGAGATTTCCTTGATGCCCTCGTCTCTCTAGGAATGCTTCAACGAACCTCCGATGGCTTATATCACAATAGCCCAGAAACCGATCAATTTCTTGATGCTAATAAATCTTCTTACATTGGCGGAATCTTAGAGATGGCAAATCACCGACTTTATCCTTTCTGGGGTTCTCTAACAGAGGCTTTAAAGACAGGTGAGCCGCAGAACGAAGCAAAAAGTGGCAATGTGAATAGCTTTGATGCTTTGTACAGTAACCCAGAAAAACTAGAAGAGTTTCTAGGGGCAATGACAGGGATTAGTGTGCCAACAGCCCAAGCCATCGCCCAGAAATTTCCTTGGCAAAAATATAATACGTTTATTGATGTGGGAGGCGCGCAGGGAGGATGCACTGTACAACTTGCCTTAGCGCATCCTCACTTAAAAGGCGGAAATTTTGACTTGCCTGCAGTGCGTCCCGTATTTGAGAAGTATGTAAAACAGCATGGACTCGATGATCGCTTAATGTTTTATCCAGGTGACTTTTTCCAAGATGCCTTACCAACTGCTGATGTTTTGGTAATGGGACATATTCTCCATGACTGGAACTTGCAAGAAAAACAAATGCTATTACAAAAAGCCTATGATGCGCTACCAGTAGGGGGTGCTCTGATTATTTATGAAGCCTTGATTGATGATGAGCGTCAAAACAATACCATGGGGTTACTGATGAGTCTCAATATGCTGATCGAAACGTCTGGCGGATTTGATTATACAGGAGCAGACTGTTCTCAATGGATGCGTCAAGTGGGATTCGGTGAAATTCAGGTGGAGCATTTAGTGGGTCCTGATTCCATGGTTATTGGCATTAAGTAG